GCGCTAAGAATATGAAAGGAAAGACATTGGTCGACATCTCGAACCCGCTTGATTTCTCGAAGGGCATGCCGCCCTCTTTGAGCGTCTGCAACACCGACTCGCTCGGCGAACAAATCCAGCGGGCGTTTCCGGACGTAAAGGTCGTGAAGACCTTGAATACGGTCAACTGCAGACTCATGGTCGATCCGGCAATCGTCAGAGGTGACCACGACCTGTTTATTTGCGGAAATGATCAATCCGCCAAATCCGAGATCACGAAGATTCTTAAAGACTGGTTCGGCTGGAAATCGATCATCGACCTCGGTGATATCTCGAATGCGCGTGCTCAGGAAATGATACTTCCGATCTGGGTGAGATTGATGGGGATATTCCAATCGCCGAATTTCAACTTCAAGATCGTCAGGTAATGCGCGCCGCGTAACAGGGGAGAGCCAGGTACACAGAGTCCCACATAGAAAAAACGGAGAGGCACTAAGGAGAAATAACAATCTCCGTGGACGACTGTAAGCCATCTTTTTCACTCCGTGCAACAAGTCGGGGGCTATCCTACGACTCAAGCCATGAGGTCGTCCATGCTATTGAAAGTATCATGGCGTCCCGATAAATTTTCTTTCTAACAATCAACCCGAAAGGTACTTTCATGCCGTATCCGAAACCGAAGAGAAGAAGCTGGGCCGAGCCATTCAAGATCAAGGTCGTTGAACCTCTCAAGACTACGACTCGCGAACACAGACTGCAGGTAATAGAAGAAGCGGGCTATAACACTTTTCTTCTGAGATCTGAAGATGTTTACATAGATCTTCTAACCGACAGCGGTACAAACGCAATGAGCGATTATCAGTGGGCGGGCATGATGCTCGGCGACGAAGCATACGCGGGAAGTAAGAATTTTTATAATCTCGAATCGAACATGCGAAAATATTACGGCTACAAGTATCTTGTCCCGACTCACCAGGGCCGCGGCGCCGAGCACATCATCTCACAGATACTGATAAAGCCTGGTGATTTTATTCCGGGGAACATGTACTTCACCACGACGCGTGAGCACCAGGAGCTCGCAGGCGGCACTTTTGTCGACGTCATTATAGACGAGGCGCATGATCCGGCTTCTACTTTTCCGTTCAAAGGAAATGTAGATCTTGAAAAACTGGAGAACCTCATTAAGAAAGTCGGGGAAAAGAAGATTCCATATATCAGTGTCGCTGCGACGGTTAATATGGCAGGCGGCCAGCCAATCTCGATGAAGAACATTAAAGCCGTCCGCGAGTTGACTTCAAGGTATGGTATCCGAGTAATCCTCGATGCAACGCGGGCCGTAGAAAACGCGTACTTCGTTAAGACGAGAGAAAGGGGATACGAGAAGAAATCCATCGAGGATATCCTTAGAGAGCTTTGTTCGCATACCGACGGCGCAACCATGAGCGGGAAGAAGGACCTCCTCGTGAACATCGGAGGCTTCCTCGCAATCAACGATAAGGATGTATTTGATGAAGCGAGGAACATGGTTGTGATATTCGAAGGGCTACACACGTACGGCGGACTTGCCGGCCGCGACATGGAGGCGATGGCGCGCGGCATGGAGGAGATGGTGAAGGAAGATTACATCCGGTCACGCATCGGCCAGGTCGAGTATCTCGGCCAGAAACTGATCGATTGGAAGATTCCTGTCGTAAAGCCGATCGGCGGCCACGCAGTTTTCCTCGACGCGAGGAAAATCCTATCGCATATTCCGCAGGATAGTTTCCCGGCCCAGACACTCGCGGCAGAAATCTACATCGACTCAGGCGTCAGGACCATGGAGCGCGGGATAGTTTCAGCCGGCCGCGATTCGAAGACCGGCGAGAATCGTCATCCTAAACTCGAACTCGTGCGCGTAACGATCCCAAGGCGCGTCTACACTCAAGCACACATGGACGTCACCGCTGAGTCCGTCCTGGAGGTGTACGAAAACAGGAAGAAGGTTAAAGGATTAAAGATGGTGTACGAACCCAAGCACCTCAGATTCTTTCAGGCGAAATTCGAGAAGCTGTGAACCTGCCGGACGCGCGCGGCTTGTTCAGCTCGACTTCGAACAGTACGTCTGGAATAATCCTGTAAGAAGCTCGGCGGCGAACGCGGGGTACGTACCCTCGATATCACTTCGGTGAATCATGGCGACAAATCTCCCGTCCCTGAACAGCGCAAAAGATGGTGACGATGGGGGCTGGTTCGTGAAATATTTCCGGGCGCGCTCGGTCGCTTCCTTGTCCTGTCCCGCAAATACGGTGGCTATATTGTCAGGGACAGTACTGTTCTTCAGCGCCATTGCGAGACCCGGACGCGCGATTCCTCCTGCGCAACCGCATGTCGAATTTACAAAAACGAGGAGCGTCCCCTTCGAGTTTGAAAGGGTGTCATCCACTTCGGCGGCCGTCCTCAATTCCTTCACACCGAGCGAAACCATGTCTCTTCTCATCTGCGTAATGAATAAGTCTATAGTCCCGGTCATTCCGTGCTCCATTTCTCTATTCTAACAATTGGGAATCATAAAAGGTTTTCGGCCAGTCGAGCTCACAACGAGTTCAGAACATGAACTCAGGGGCAAGAAGAATGATATTCTTCCTCTGTGTCTCCCCGTGCCTGCGCGTCGTAGCGCTTCGGCGCGTAGACGTGTCTCTCGTGGTTTAGTTAAAACAGTCGTGCTAAAGATGAGTTATCGCTTCGAGAACTTTGTCAACTTTCTCTTTTGAATCGGCTTCGCAATAATACCTGATGAGCGGTTCTGTGCCGGATGCTCTCACAAGGAACCAGCCGCCGTCGGCAAAGAAATATTTGAATCCGTCGATCCTCAGAACGTGATCGATCTTGTGGCCGGCGACATCTTTGAGCCCCTTCTTCAACTTAGCAAGCACCTTCTGCTTGTACTGTTCCGTCGTGCGTACATCGATTCGCCTGAAGATGTGCGGCCCAACCTGGTCGAACAATTCCTTCACGAGCTCTCCAAGAGTTTTTCCGCGCTTCACCATCATTTCACAAATCGTGAGTCCCAGGAATAATCCGTCGCGCTCAGGTATATGGCCTTTCAATCCGACGCCCCCGCTCTCTTCGCCGCCGATAAGTACATCTCTGCTTATCATGACCGATGCGACGTGCTTGAATCCCACTGGCAATTCCGTCAGGCGTAAGTTGTATTTTTTTGCGAGGATATCCGGCATCTCCCCGACCGACACCGTCTTTACCACTTCGCCCCGCAAACCTTTTGTCTCGTAAAGATATTTCAGAAGAAGTGCGTAGACTTCCTGGGGGCCCACGAAGTTGCCGTGCTCGTCGACCGCGCCTATTCTATCCGCGTCACCGTCAGTTGCCAGTCCCACGCTGTAATTTCCCTGTGGCACGAACTTCATCAATTCTGAAAGGTGCGCCGCGATCGGTTCCGGGTGCTCGCCGCCAAATGAAGGATTGAACTCGTTATGGATCACGACCGCATCTTCGATAAGATGTTTGAGAATTCCC
The Candidatus Kryptoniota bacterium DNA segment above includes these coding regions:
- a CDS encoding NAD(P)-binding domain-containing protein, with protein sequence MNIGIFGTGMVGATVGTKLVQLGHNVKMGSRTSNNQKASDWAKANGTRASHGTFEEAASFGELLFNCTSGMGSLDALKLAGAKNMKGKTLVDISNPLDFSKGMPPSLSVCNTDSLGEQIQRAFPDVKVVKTLNTVNCRLMVDPAIVRGDHDLFICGNDQSAKSEITKILKDWFGWKSIIDLGDISNARAQEMILPIWVRLMGIFQSPNFNFKIVR
- a CDS encoding BrxA/BrxB family bacilliredoxin codes for the protein MTGTIDLFITQMRRDMVSLGVKELRTAAEVDDTLSNSKGTLLVFVNSTCGCAGGIARPGLAMALKNSTVPDNIATVFAGQDKEATERARKYFTNQPPSSPSFALFRDGRFVAMIHRSDIEGTYPAFAAELLTGLFQTYCSKSS
- a CDS encoding tyrosine phenol-lyase, whose product is MPYPKPKRRSWAEPFKIKVVEPLKTTTREHRLQVIEEAGYNTFLLRSEDVYIDLLTDSGTNAMSDYQWAGMMLGDEAYAGSKNFYNLESNMRKYYGYKYLVPTHQGRGAEHIISQILIKPGDFIPGNMYFTTTREHQELAGGTFVDVIIDEAHDPASTFPFKGNVDLEKLENLIKKVGEKKIPYISVAATVNMAGGQPISMKNIKAVRELTSRYGIRVILDATRAVENAYFVKTRERGYEKKSIEDILRELCSHTDGATMSGKKDLLVNIGGFLAINDKDVFDEARNMVVIFEGLHTYGGLAGRDMEAMARGMEEMVKEDYIRSRIGQVEYLGQKLIDWKIPVVKPIGGHAVFLDARKILSHIPQDSFPAQTLAAEIYIDSGVRTMERGIVSAGRDSKTGENRHPKLELVRVTIPRRVYTQAHMDVTAESVLEVYENRKKVKGLKMVYEPKHLRFFQAKFEKL
- a CDS encoding phosphoglucomutase/phosphomannomutase family protein gives rise to the protein MKHIELNAFVPMSWRPYQILPARTRLELNVMDFILFDKDEEDEYMDKIKFGTDGWRGEIAQDYTFENVSRVALATAKFYKKHKKARNGILIGYDTRFLSAEFAQRTAEVIANTGMKAILSDGYCPTPALSLAIPKFNAAAGVVITASHNPARYNGFKLKADFGGPEDEEYVAKVEKEANKLSRKSLTSIKKSYDELTQKGLIAKANLRQMYIDDLKTKIDIAAIKSARLRIAHDAMYGAGQGILKHLIEDAVVIHNEFNPSFGGEHPEPIAAHLSELMKFVPQGNYSVGLATDGDADRIGAVDEHGNFVGPQEVYALLLKYLYETKGLRGEVVKTVSVGEMPDILAKKYNLRLTELPVGFKHVASVMISRDVLIGGEESGGVGLKGHIPERDGLFLGLTICEMMVKRGKTLGELVKELFDQVGPHIFRRIDVRTTEQYKQKVLAKLKKGLKDVAGHKIDHVLRIDGFKYFFADGGWFLVRASGTEPLIRYYCEADSKEKVDKVLEAITHL